From one Pseudobdellovibrionaceae bacterium genomic stretch:
- a CDS encoding TlpA family protein disulfide reductase: MGLGWWKYQEFLMQGSRPPEGTQKLNQMEKKGVPDFTLNTLAGEPIQLSALKDKVVIVSFWATWCEPCVEEFPSLMNLIREFKGDIILLAISADNTLDELKAFIKAFKADDPNIKVMWDKDQKVADLYGTQVLPESYILGYDNTLIRKIAGVDKWDSPQALEYFKDIVDKKDTPQTQENQ; this comes from the coding sequence ATGGGTCTAGGCTGGTGGAAGTACCAGGAGTTTCTCATGCAAGGGTCCCGCCCTCCAGAAGGAACGCAGAAACTCAACCAAATGGAGAAAAAGGGTGTTCCCGATTTCACACTCAATACCCTTGCTGGTGAACCGATTCAGTTGTCGGCCCTTAAAGACAAAGTTGTTATTGTCAGTTTTTGGGCGACCTGGTGCGAACCCTGTGTTGAGGAGTTTCCCTCTCTCATGAATCTCATTCGCGAATTTAAGGGAGATATTATTCTCTTGGCCATCAGTGCTGACAACACACTTGATGAACTGAAGGCCTTTATCAAGGCCTTCAAGGCAGATGATCCCAACATCAAGGTGATGTGGGACAAAGATCAAAAGGTTGCCGATCTTTATGGGACTCAGGTTTTGCCCGAATCTTATATTCTTGGCTACGACAACACCTTGATTCGCAAGATCGCCGGCGTTGATAAGTGGGACTCCCCTCAGGCTTTAGAGTATTTCAAAGACATTGTGGACAAAAAAGACACCCCTCAGACTCAGGAAAACCAATAG
- a CDS encoding NAD-dependent epimerase/dehydratase family protein — protein MDILVTGAAGFIGSAITRKLLDRGDSVLAVDNLSPYYDVQLKRDRLSLLSGHSEFKFLEMDVAHQSEFHQAYREFSPHVVVHLAAQPGVRYSIEHPEEYIHSNIGGFFSVLETCRQEKCRHLVFASSSSVYGANTKMPYSVHQGTEHPLSLYAATKKSNEMMAHSYAHLYRLPCTGLRFFTVYGPWGRPDMAAFTFARKILAGEPIEVFNEGHHHRDFTYIDDVTEALTRIVDRPPVTNPLWSGEFPDPGTSLAPYKIYNIGNHSPVLLSDFITILEKLLGRKAVRQLKGLQPGDVPDTYADVEDLQLDFEFKPNTPLEEGLASFVAWYQKYFKIS, from the coding sequence TTGGATATTTTAGTCACAGGTGCCGCCGGATTCATTGGTTCAGCCATCACTCGAAAGCTTCTCGATCGGGGCGATAGCGTCCTGGCTGTGGACAACCTAAGCCCCTACTACGATGTCCAGTTGAAGAGAGATCGGCTGAGCCTTTTATCGGGTCACTCTGAGTTTAAGTTCCTAGAGATGGACGTCGCTCATCAATCGGAGTTTCACCAGGCCTATAGGGAGTTTTCCCCTCATGTGGTGGTTCATCTGGCCGCACAACCGGGAGTCCGCTACTCCATTGAACACCCAGAGGAGTACATTCACTCCAATATTGGTGGCTTTTTCTCCGTCCTTGAGACTTGTCGCCAGGAAAAATGCCGACACTTGGTTTTTGCCTCTTCAAGTAGTGTTTATGGTGCCAACACCAAGATGCCCTACTCGGTTCATCAGGGAACAGAGCATCCCTTGTCTCTGTACGCGGCCACCAAAAAATCAAATGAGATGATGGCTCACAGTTATGCCCATCTCTACCGCCTGCCCTGCACAGGGTTGCGGTTCTTCACTGTCTACGGTCCGTGGGGGCGCCCCGATATGGCAGCCTTTACCTTCGCGAGAAAAATCCTCGCTGGCGAGCCCATTGAGGTCTTCAACGAAGGCCATCACCATCGGGATTTTACCTACATTGACGACGTCACTGAGGCTCTGACCCGGATCGTGGACCGCCCACCAGTGACCAATCCCCTGTGGTCGGGAGAGTTTCCTGATCCGGGGACTAGTCTCGCACCTTACAAGATCTACAATATTGGCAACCACTCTCCCGTGCTCCTTTCTGACTTCATTACAATCTTGGAGAAGCTTCTGGGGCGCAAGGCTGTGCGTCAACTTAAGGGCCTCCAACCTGGAGACGTTCCCGACACCTATGCTGATGTGGAAGATCTGCAATTAGACTTTGAGTTCAAGCCCAACACCCCTCTGGAAGAGGGTTTGGCCTCATTTGTTGCGTGGTATCAGAAGTACTTTAAAATCTCCTAA
- a CDS encoding glycosyltransferase: protein MKLGIVVPCYNEAKRLDQKAFLEFLQREGEDTLFCFVNDGSWDETGRILEDMAQKSPLISYVDRQQNRGKAESVREGVLKLLDETDCEWVGYWDADLATPLNEIPYFRRTVKERPYLSMIMGARILRLGAQIVRHWYRHYSGRVFATFASLALSLPVYDTQCGAKIVRRELAAAIFAQPFLSRWLFDVELLFRILGTPIYKSQGIEIIYELPLHRWVDVEGSRVKFIDFLRAPLELWKIRGHYKSRL, encoded by the coding sequence ATGAAACTAGGCATAGTCGTTCCTTGCTACAACGAGGCCAAGCGCCTCGATCAAAAGGCATTTCTGGAGTTTCTGCAAAGAGAGGGTGAGGACACCCTTTTTTGCTTTGTAAATGACGGCAGCTGGGACGAAACAGGCCGTATCCTTGAGGACATGGCTCAAAAGTCACCATTGATTTCCTATGTTGATCGTCAGCAAAATCGTGGTAAGGCCGAAAGTGTACGCGAGGGGGTACTTAAGCTCCTTGATGAAACCGACTGCGAATGGGTTGGATACTGGGATGCCGATCTAGCCACTCCACTAAATGAGATCCCTTACTTCAGGCGCACGGTAAAAGAGAGGCCTTACTTGTCCATGATCATGGGTGCCCGAATTCTTCGCTTAGGGGCTCAAATCGTACGTCACTGGTACCGCCATTATTCAGGCCGCGTGTTCGCCACCTTTGCCAGCTTAGCTCTTAGCCTCCCCGTCTACGATACCCAGTGTGGAGCCAAAATCGTCCGTCGTGAATTGGCGGCCGCCATATTTGCACAGCCCTTCTTGTCTCGCTGGCTGTTTGATGTGGAGCTACTTTTTCGCATCCTAGGGACGCCCATTTACAAGAGCCAAGGTATTGAAATTATTTATGAATTACCTCTTCATCGGTGGGTCGATGTGGAAGGCAGCCGAGTCAAGTTTATCGATTTTCTCAGGGCACCCTTGGAGCTGTGGAAGATTCGCGGTCACTATAAGAGTCGTTTATAG
- a CDS encoding DUF2799 domain-containing protein → MKSLAKFVMSAAAIAVLAGCSTLSKEQCEMGDWHEIGRMDGSKGYEMARFQQHVKACGEYGVTPSREVYTKGRDVGLTTYCTPENGMTVGRNGSAYKNVCPANLERLFLKKYKIGKEMYDIDSQIKQIDYDIESIDGQFDNAKLSSSDRSRLRSDQRRLEREKDRLQKRLTMIEMKEMVTETIQEKN, encoded by the coding sequence GTGAAATCATTGGCTAAGTTTGTAATGTCGGCCGCTGCAATTGCTGTGTTGGCTGGTTGTTCGACTCTTTCCAAAGAGCAGTGTGAAATGGGTGACTGGCATGAAATCGGTCGCATGGACGGGTCCAAGGGGTATGAAATGGCTCGCTTCCAACAACACGTCAAGGCCTGTGGCGAATACGGCGTTACCCCCAGCCGCGAAGTCTACACTAAAGGTCGCGATGTTGGTTTGACCACCTACTGTACGCCAGAAAATGGAATGACAGTTGGCCGTAATGGCAGTGCCTACAAGAATGTCTGCCCAGCCAATTTGGAGCGCTTGTTCCTGAAGAAATACAAGATCGGTAAGGAGATGTACGACATCGATTCTCAGATTAAGCAAATCGACTACGACATTGAAAGCATCGACGGCCAGTTTGACAACGCCAAGTTGTCCAGCAGCGATCGCTCTCGCCTACGTAGCGACCAGCGCCGCTTGGAAAGAGAGAAGGACCGCCTGCAAAAGCGTCTCACCATGATCGAAATGAAAGAGATGGTGACTGAGACAATTCAAGAAAAGAACTGA